The genomic segment AGGTCGGGGTGGACGAGATCGTGCCCTGGGCGGCGTCCCGCTCGGTGGCGCAGTGGCGCGGCGAGCGGGGCGAACGGGCCCGGCAGAAGTGGGTCGCCACCGCCCGGGAGGCGGCCAAGCAGGCCCGCCGCCCGTGGCTGCCGGTGGTGGCCGGCGCCCCGGACGAGTCCACCGCGACGGTGGCCCGCCGGATCGCGGGCGCGGCCGGCGCGTACGTGCTGCACGAGGGCGCGCAGGACCGGCTGACCACAGTCGACCTGCCGGCCGCCGGGGAGATCGTGCTGGTGGTCGGCCCGGAGGGCGGCATCGCCGACCACGAGCTGGCCACCTTCGCCGAGGCGGGCGCCCGCACGGTCCGCCTGGGCCCGTCGGTCCTGCGCACGTCCACAGCAGGCGTGGCAGCCCTGACAGTCCTGGCCACCCGCCTGACCCACTGGTAACCCGCGCCCGCGTTCTCTCCCCGCGCGCCCTCCGCGCTCTCCCCGCGCTCTCCCCGCGTGCGTCGATCTTGCGGTTTCGGCCCGTGCTGAGCCCTTTTTGTGGCGCTTCGTCGGGGCCGAAAGTGCAAGATCGCGGGGGAGGGGCGGGGTCAGGAGCGGAGGTAGGAGGCGCCGTTCAGGTCGATGATTGTTCCCGCGGCCCACTCGGCCTCGGGGCTCGCCAGCCAGTGCACCGCCGCGGCGATCTCCTCCGGCCGGGCCACCCGGTGGAACGGGGACTGGGCGCGTACCGCCTCGCCCCGCTCGCTCTTGAGGTGCTCGTTCGTCATGTCGGTCTCGACGAAGCCGGGCGCCACGCAGGCCACCCCGATGCCGTACGGCGCCAGGGCCACCGCCAGCGACTGGGCCATCGCGTTCATCCCGGCCTTGCTCGCCCCGTACGCCGGGTTGGCCGGCTCGCCCCGGAACGCGCCCCGGGACGACACGTTCACGATCCGGCCCCCGCGTTCGCGCATGTGCTGCGCGGCGCACCAGGCCGCGTTCGCGGCGCCGACCAGGTTGGTGTCCAGCACCTCCCGCCACCGCGCCCGCCACTGCTCGTAGCTGCTCTCGAAGACCGGGTGCGGGGGATCGGCCGGCCCGAACACGCCCGCGTTGTTCACCAGCACGTCGAGGCCGCCGAGCCGCTGGGCCGCCTCGTCCACCATGGCGCGTACCGCGTCGGGGTCGGCCAGGTCGGCGCGTACCACCACGTGCCCGTCGCCGGGCAGTTCGGCGCGCAGCCGCTCGGCCAGGTCGGCCGAGTCCCGGTGATGGATCGCCACCCGGTCCCCACCCGCGGCGAACGCCCGCGCCACCGCCCGCCCGATGCCCCGCGAGGCCCCCGTCACCAGCACCGCCCGTCCCGACATGGCGGCCATCCTGCCGCACCGGGCCGAGGCGTTGAGAAGGGACCCTTCCCCTACCGGAGGCGTTAACAAGGGGCCCTTCCTTACACTGCTGCGATGGACTGCCTCTTCTGCCGGATCGTCGCCGGGGAGATTCCCGCCACCATCGTCCGCGAGACCGCCACCACCCTGGCCTTCCGGGACATCGACCCGAAGGCGCCCACCCACGTGCTGGTGATCCCGAAGGAGCACTACGCGGACGTGGCCACGCTGGCCCAGGGCGCGCCCGAACTGGCCGGCGAGGTGCTCCAGACCGCCGCCGTGGTCGCGGAGGAGGAGGGCCTGACCGTGGACGGGTTCCGGCTGATGTTCAACACCGGCCCGTACGGCGGCCAGGAGGTCTTCCACGTGCACGCGCACCTGCTCGGCGGCGCGCCGCTCGGCCCGATGCTCTGCCGATGACCGACGTCTCCGACCGGCTCGCCCGGATGGTGCGCCAGGCGCAGGCCACCGGGCGGATCCCGGCGGTGTCGGCCGCCCTGCACCGGGCCGACCGGCCGCTCTGGACCTGCACCGTGGGCGACACGGGCAACGACAGCCCGCTCGGGCCGGAGACGGTTTTCCGGATCGGCTCGGTCACCAAGACCTTCACCGCGGTGCTCGTCATGCAGTGCCGCGACGACGGCCTGCTCGACCTGGACGACCCGATCGGGCGGCACCTCGACCTGCCCGCGCACGGCGACGCGACGGTACGCCGGCTGCTGTCGCACACGGCCGGCATGCAGCGCGAGCCGCACGGCGACGTGTGGGACAGCCTGCGCGCCCCGGCCGTCGACGAGATGCTGGCGGACCTGGCCCGGGTCGAGCGGGTGCTGCCCACCGGCCGGCGCTTCCACTACTCCAACCTCGGTCTGGCGCTGCTCGGCGAGGCGGTCGCCCGGCTGCGCGGCGGCACCTGGGCCGAGGTTCTGGCCGACCGGGTGCTCGGCCCGCTCGGGCTGACCGCCACCGGCCCGCACCCGACCGAGCGTGCCGCGACCGGGTTCCTGGTCGACGCGTACTCCGACGAGGCCCACCCGGAACCGCCCGCCGACTTCGGCGCGGTGGCCCCCGCCGCGCAGCTCTGGAGCACCGCGACGGACATGGCCCGCTGGGCCGCGTTCCTGGCCGACCCGGCGGCGGTGGACCCGGACGGCGCGGTGCTCGCCGCGACGACGGTCGAGGAGATGCGCTGGCCGCTCACGCCCACCGACGAGTCGGTCTGGTCGGCGGGCTTCGGGCTGGGCCTGATCCTGATCCCGCAGCCGGAGCGGGTGACACACGTGGGCCACGACGGCGCGATGCCCGGCTTCCTCGCCGCCGTGTACGGGCGGCGCGGCGGTCAGGGCACGGCCGGGGCGACGGGCGCCGCCGTGCTCGGCTCGTCCGGCACCGGCGCGGAGGTGTTCGACCTGGTACACCGGCTGCTGGCCGCCGCCGCCGAGCACGACCCGGCGGAGATCGAGCCGTGGCGTC from the Micromonospora sp. WMMA1947 genome contains:
- a CDS encoding serine hydrolase domain-containing protein, which gives rise to MTDVSDRLARMVRQAQATGRIPAVSAALHRADRPLWTCTVGDTGNDSPLGPETVFRIGSVTKTFTAVLVMQCRDDGLLDLDDPIGRHLDLPAHGDATVRRLLSHTAGMQREPHGDVWDSLRAPAVDEMLADLARVERVLPTGRRFHYSNLGLALLGEAVARLRGGTWAEVLADRVLGPLGLTATGPHPTERAATGFLVDAYSDEAHPEPPADFGAVAPAAQLWSTATDMARWAAFLADPAAVDPDGAVLAATTVEEMRWPLTPTDESVWSAGFGLGLILIPQPERVTHVGHDGAMPGFLAAVYGRRGGQGTAGATGAAVLGSSGTGAEVFDLVHRLLAAAAEHDPAEIEPWRPGPPAPAHLRGMLGRWWGEGFEYVFSWHDGTLRARGADDPAGKPPAVFAPLPDRPDVFRTVSGREAGELLRLTRDERGVVVRMHWATYRFTRTQETFDGYDFRAGG
- a CDS encoding 16S rRNA (uracil(1498)-N(3))-methyltransferase; translated protein: MSAPLFLVEALPTGDTLTLDGPEGHHAATVQRLRAGEELLLADGRGGTAAAVVTAVGRGTLDLRVTSRGYADAPVPRLVVVQGIAKGDRGELAVQAMTEVGVDEIVPWAASRSVAQWRGERGERARQKWVATAREAAKQARRPWLPVVAGAPDESTATVARRIAGAAGAYVLHEGAQDRLTTVDLPAAGEIVLVVGPEGGIADHELATFAEAGARTVRLGPSVLRTSTAGVAALTVLATRLTHW
- a CDS encoding histidine triad nucleotide-binding protein, whose product is MDCLFCRIVAGEIPATIVRETATTLAFRDIDPKAPTHVLVIPKEHYADVATLAQGAPELAGEVLQTAAVVAEEEGLTVDGFRLMFNTGPYGGQEVFHVHAHLLGGAPLGPMLCR
- a CDS encoding SDR family oxidoreductase: MSGRAVLVTGASRGIGRAVARAFAAGGDRVAIHHRDSADLAERLRAELPGDGHVVVRADLADPDAVRAMVDEAAQRLGGLDVLVNNAGVFGPADPPHPVFESSYEQWRARWREVLDTNLVGAANAAWCAAQHMRERGGRIVNVSSRGAFRGEPANPAYGASKAGMNAMAQSLAVALAPYGIGVACVAPGFVETDMTNEHLKSERGEAVRAQSPFHRVARPEEIAAAVHWLASPEAEWAAGTIIDLNGASYLRS